A genome region from Streptomyces pratensis includes the following:
- a CDS encoding FUSC family protein gives MLKRAFVAPDPGHMRLRFASRAVLGIGLAVALCGAAGHSLAAAVAGGLAALLALFTVTDATVRGQALTTALLPAVGLPVLTLAAVLHDVPVARDLAFLAVVGAGVYARRWGPRGHSLGVFGFMAYFSAQFLHTVPAQLPELYAAVLLSLIASSVVRFGVWCYERRIAIPAAVALPAGASGLGRITTRHAVQATAGAAFALAVGQVLSDQRWYWAVGATWWVFVATTSRGEAVVRGFRRFLGTVLGIGLGFAVAVPLHHEPVVVAAVVAVSVFGIFYTAAVSYTWMMLAVTVMASMLYGLLGVLDPDLLVLRVTETAVGALGAVLAVLIVLPVTTHSVTEAWVERALRCVHTCTAEAAARLAGSEDVDPPRRVVELEAILGRVRLSLAPLVHPLNPMKARKRRARRVLALLDDCAREVRGLASVAADPEASHDNRLAAACRRVEAAVEALTDVPTAGRDLRVDHAAATELTGAEQMLTHLHALERALLELAVPLRRPSRMPAGA, from the coding sequence TTGCTGAAGAGGGCGTTCGTCGCACCGGACCCGGGGCACATGCGGCTGCGGTTCGCGTCCCGGGCCGTGCTCGGCATCGGGCTCGCCGTCGCGCTGTGCGGGGCAGCCGGGCACTCGCTGGCGGCGGCAGTCGCCGGTGGCCTGGCCGCGCTGCTCGCACTGTTCACGGTGACCGACGCGACGGTGCGTGGGCAGGCGCTCACGACCGCGCTTCTTCCCGCCGTCGGTCTCCCGGTGCTCACCCTTGCCGCCGTGCTGCACGATGTGCCCGTCGCACGCGACCTGGCGTTCCTCGCCGTGGTGGGCGCGGGGGTCTACGCGCGGCGGTGGGGGCCGCGTGGGCACTCACTGGGCGTGTTCGGCTTCATGGCCTATTTCTCCGCCCAGTTCCTGCACACCGTGCCCGCCCAGCTGCCCGAGCTGTACGCAGCCGTGCTGCTGTCTCTCATCGCCTCGTCGGTGGTGCGGTTCGGCGTGTGGTGCTACGAGCGGCGGATCGCGATACCCGCGGCGGTGGCCCTTCCCGCCGGGGCATCGGGACTCGGGCGGATCACGACGCGGCACGCCGTGCAAGCGACGGCGGGGGCGGCGTTCGCGCTCGCGGTGGGGCAGGTGCTCTCCGATCAGCGTTGGTACTGGGCCGTCGGCGCGACCTGGTGGGTGTTCGTGGCCACGACCTCGCGAGGTGAGGCCGTCGTGCGCGGGTTCAGGCGATTCCTGGGCACGGTGCTCGGGATCGGGTTGGGCTTCGCCGTGGCCGTGCCGCTGCACCACGAGCCGGTCGTGGTCGCTGCAGTCGTGGCGGTGAGCGTGTTCGGGATCTTCTACACCGCTGCGGTCTCCTACACCTGGATGATGCTGGCCGTGACGGTGATGGCGAGCATGCTGTACGGGCTGCTCGGCGTGCTCGACCCGGATCTGCTCGTGCTTCGGGTGACCGAGACGGCGGTCGGTGCGCTCGGTGCCGTACTGGCGGTGCTCATCGTGCTGCCGGTGACCACGCACTCGGTGACCGAGGCGTGGGTGGAGCGGGCGTTGCGGTGCGTGCACACGTGCACGGCCGAGGCCGCCGCCCGCCTCGCCGGGAGTGAGGACGTCGACCCACCCCGGCGCGTTGTCGAGCTGGAGGCGATCCTCGGCCGGGTGCGATTGTCGCTCGCGCCGCTGGTGCATCCTCTCAACCCGATGAAGGCCCGCAAGCGACGGGCGCGGCGCGTCCTCGCGTTGCTCGACGACTGCGCACGCGAGGTGCGTGGTCTGGCCTCTGTCGCTGCCGACCCGGAGGCCTCGCACGACAACCGGCTCGCCGCAGCATGCCGGCGGGTGGAGGCGGCCGTCGAGGCCCTCACCGACGTGCCGACCGCCGGGCGAGACCTCCGAGTCGATCACGCGGCGGCCACGGAGCTGACCGGCGCCGAACAGATGCTCACCCACCTCCATGCTCTGGAGCGTGCTCTGCTCGAACTCGCCGTGCCGCTTCGAAGGCCCAGCCGAATGCCGGCCGGCGCCTGA
- a CDS encoding MerR family transcriptional regulator, which translates to MARRLGVAPTTIRSWDRRYGLGPTVRIDGRHRRWTDVDVARLERMCALTATGLPPAEAARLALGKGETDVPGGRVDAVHSLRTATRSRSRSRSRSRAGAGLRLGDVRQECRGVARAALRLDAAALDDLLNAAIEGHGLVVAWTEVIMPTLQAVGRKWESSGEKYVEVEHFLSWHVSGALRHHAPPVAAERPGATTVLACVPAENHTLPLEALAAALAERGLPVRMFGGALPVESLVAAVGRTGPVVVGLWAQSRNTASRPVAQHVAAMEWGVRGARRKPLVLMLGPGWDGRTAQELPHPQGLAEAVVAVESAAIR; encoded by the coding sequence GTGGCGCGACGCCTGGGGGTGGCGCCCACCACGATCCGTTCGTGGGATCGCCGTTACGGTCTCGGCCCCACCGTGCGCATCGACGGCCGGCACCGGCGCTGGACCGACGTGGACGTGGCGCGGCTGGAGCGGATGTGTGCTCTGACGGCGACCGGATTGCCGCCCGCCGAAGCCGCCCGCCTGGCGCTCGGCAAGGGCGAGACGGACGTCCCGGGGGGACGGGTTGATGCGGTGCACTCCCTGCGGACAGCCACGCGCAGTCGCAGTCGCAGTCGCAGTCGCAGCCGGGCCGGGGCCGGCCTTCGGCTGGGTGACGTGCGCCAGGAGTGCAGGGGAGTGGCCCGCGCGGCTCTTCGGCTCGACGCCGCCGCTCTTGACGACCTGCTGAACGCCGCGATCGAAGGACACGGCCTGGTCGTGGCCTGGACGGAGGTCATCATGCCGACGCTCCAGGCGGTGGGCCGTAAGTGGGAGAGCTCGGGGGAGAAGTACGTCGAGGTCGAGCATTTCTTGTCCTGGCACGTCTCAGGCGCGCTGCGCCACCACGCACCGCCCGTCGCCGCCGAGCGGCCGGGCGCGACCACCGTGCTCGCCTGTGTGCCCGCCGAGAACCACACCCTGCCGTTGGAGGCACTGGCCGCCGCGCTGGCCGAGCGCGGTCTGCCGGTGCGCATGTTCGGCGGTGCGCTGCCCGTCGAGTCGCTGGTGGCGGCGGTCGGCAGAACGGGACCGGTCGTGGTGGGACTGTGGGCACAGTCCCGCAACACGGCTAGTCGGCCGGTGGCGCAGCATGTGGCAGCGATGGAATGGGGTGTGCGCGGCGCCCGCCGGAAGCCTCTCGTACTGATGCTCGGGCCCGGCTGGGATGGGCGGACCGCGCAGGAGTTGCCGCATCCGCAGGGGCTCGCGGAAGCCGTCGTTGCGGTGGAATCGGCGGCGATCAGATGA
- a CDS encoding RNA polymerase sigma factor yields the protein MSTTTRFTDVDAPATVEAPTDDDLVRGLCAADEDAFAAIYRRWGSLVHTMATRSLGDSHEAEDITQQVFMGAWRGRDGFRPERGPLGAWLVGITRRKIIDALAARTRRLTLIDSAATDAGLRRNDERAADRVVDRVLLVDALSRLPRPQQEVLCMAFYRDMTQAQIARRTGMPLGTVKSHARRGLHRLREGIEQGGAEKTAARVSLASNAVPEHETETRLRRPAEPLHEGMSS from the coding sequence ATGAGCACGACCACGCGATTCACCGACGTAGACGCGCCGGCCACGGTGGAGGCCCCCACCGATGACGATCTGGTGCGTGGACTCTGCGCTGCGGACGAGGACGCCTTCGCCGCCATCTACCGGCGTTGGGGATCACTGGTTCACACCATGGCCACCCGCTCGCTCGGCGACTCCCACGAGGCCGAGGACATCACCCAGCAGGTGTTCATGGGCGCCTGGCGCGGACGTGACGGCTTCCGCCCGGAGCGGGGACCGCTCGGTGCCTGGCTGGTCGGCATCACGCGCCGGAAGATCATCGACGCACTGGCAGCCAGGACGCGACGCCTCACGCTGATCGACTCCGCCGCGACCGATGCCGGCCTGCGCCGGAACGACGAGCGGGCGGCGGACCGCGTCGTGGATCGCGTGCTCCTGGTCGACGCCCTGTCCCGGCTGCCGCGCCCGCAGCAAGAGGTGCTGTGCATGGCCTTCTACCGGGACATGACACAAGCACAGATCGCGCGGCGCACCGGAATGCCTCTCGGCACCGTGAAGAGCCACGCCCGCCGGGGCCTGCACCGGCTGCGGGAAGGGATCGAACAGGGCGGTGCCGAAAAAACGGCCGCTCGGGTATCCCTCGCATCCAATGCGGTGCCCGAGCACGAAACAGAGACGAGGCTTCGCCGGCCGGCGGAACCTCTACACGAAGGGATGAGCTCATGA
- a CDS encoding N-acetylglucosamine kinase, translated as MTAAARVEFVLGVDSGGSGLRVALGPVDAGTPARTAVCAEPVRTGSDGIDAGHLLEQLLPAVRRLLEQTAPGAAVAAAAVGAAGMATLGEQLRARLPGALADTLGVRRVALAADAVTAYAGALGQRPGAVVAGGTGMIALGTDLTTWRRADGWGHLLGDSGGGAWIGRAGLEAAMRAHDGRRGGSPLLLARLEAAFGPATALPGLLYPRTDRPALLASFAPEVAACAADDEIAAGILREAAAHIAGAAAAVCPRSPGPDGCEVALTGGLFRLGEPLLGPLRGELARQVPQARVVPAEADPLHGALEIARALAGPGLRLPPHPSLLFVPGVT; from the coding sequence GTGACCGCCGCCGCGCGGGTCGAGTTCGTCCTCGGGGTGGACTCGGGCGGTTCCGGTCTGCGCGTCGCGCTCGGGCCGGTGGACGCGGGGACCCCCGCCCGCACCGCCGTATGCGCAGAGCCCGTACGGACGGGCTCGGACGGCATCGACGCCGGGCACCTCCTGGAGCAGCTGCTTCCCGCCGTCCGCCGACTGCTGGAGCAGACGGCTCCCGGCGCGGCCGTCGCCGCTGCGGCCGTCGGTGCCGCGGGCATGGCGACCCTCGGCGAACAGCTGCGCGCCCGGCTGCCGGGCGCCCTCGCGGACACGCTGGGTGTGCGGCGGGTGGCCCTGGCCGCCGACGCGGTGACTGCGTACGCCGGGGCACTGGGACAGCGGCCCGGCGCGGTCGTCGCGGGCGGCACCGGCATGATCGCACTCGGCACCGACCTCACGACGTGGCGCCGGGCCGACGGCTGGGGACATCTGCTGGGCGACAGCGGCGGCGGCGCCTGGATCGGCCGGGCGGGGCTCGAAGCGGCGATGCGGGCCCACGACGGACGCCGCGGTGGTTCGCCGTTGCTGCTGGCGCGGCTCGAGGCGGCCTTCGGACCGGCCACAGCCCTTCCGGGCCTTCTCTATCCGCGTACGGACCGTCCCGCACTGCTCGCGTCGTTCGCCCCCGAGGTCGCGGCCTGCGCCGCCGACGACGAGATCGCGGCCGGGATCCTCCGGGAGGCGGCGGCACATATCGCCGGGGCGGCGGCCGCGGTGTGCCCCCGCTCCCCCGGTCCCGACGGCTGCGAAGTCGCTCTGACCGGCGGACTGTTCCGCTTGGGCGAGCCACTCCTCGGCCCTTTGCGCGGGGAGCTCGCCCGGCAGGTCCCGCAGGCGCGCGTGGTCCCGGCGGAGGCTGACCCGCTGCACGGCGCACTGGAGATCGCCCGGGCCCTCGCAGGTCCCGGGCTGCGACTGCCACCCCACCCCTCGCTGCTGTTCGTACCGGGAGTAACGTAG
- a CDS encoding Gfo/Idh/MocA family protein — MPQSPDVPRRLLLGGALATGAVAAGIGSATGAAAATGATATTAEAAGAAPRRRPGQKSMINVPFQPYKTVRVGVIGLGNRGSGMTTGWSVVPGCVVTAVCDIRTDRVRRTAERLVAAGKPRPAEYGGSADAYAEMLRRDDIDLVYIATPWEFHYEQGKAALLSGKHAVVELPVATELRELWDLVDTSERTRKNLMLSENCSYGRNELAMLRMAHEGLFGDITNGHGGYLHDLRELLFSDTYYTDAWRRLWHTRSTASFYAMHGLAPIAAAMDINRGDRMTTLKATATAPKGLADYRERFVPRSHPSWRETYINGDLVSCAIETAKGRTIRADHEVSSPRPYSRINTLAGSRGIFEDYAGTSSTGGRIYIEPDHSGHSWRDFDAYRKEFDHWLWKKIGDDAENNGGHGGMDYVLQWRTVQLMRAGLVPDIDVYDAASWCAPVPLSVMSLENKGRPVAVPDFTRGGWVNVRSGLDSRSTEMPPVS; from the coding sequence ATGCCCCAAAGCCCCGACGTCCCGCGCCGTTTGCTACTCGGAGGAGCACTGGCCACTGGTGCCGTCGCTGCCGGCATCGGATCAGCCACCGGCGCGGCAGCAGCCACCGGTGCGACCGCGACGACAGCGGAGGCGGCCGGGGCGGCCCCGCGCCGTCGCCCCGGCCAGAAGTCGATGATCAACGTGCCGTTCCAGCCGTACAAGACCGTCCGGGTCGGTGTGATCGGGCTCGGCAACCGGGGTTCCGGCATGACCACGGGATGGTCCGTCGTCCCCGGTTGCGTCGTCACGGCCGTCTGCGACATCCGTACCGATCGTGTCCGGCGCACGGCCGAGCGACTGGTGGCCGCCGGTAAGCCCCGCCCCGCGGAGTACGGCGGATCGGCGGACGCCTACGCCGAGATGCTGCGGCGCGACGACATCGACCTCGTCTACATCGCCACCCCGTGGGAGTTCCACTACGAACAGGGCAAGGCCGCGCTCCTGTCCGGGAAGCACGCTGTCGTCGAACTGCCCGTGGCGACCGAACTGCGCGAGCTGTGGGACCTCGTGGACACCTCGGAGCGCACCCGCAAGAATCTGATGCTCTCGGAGAACTGCAGTTACGGCCGCAACGAACTGGCCATGCTCAGGATGGCGCACGAGGGACTGTTCGGCGACATCACGAACGGTCACGGCGGCTACCTGCACGACCTGCGGGAGCTGCTCTTCTCCGACACCTACTACACGGACGCGTGGCGCCGGCTCTGGCACACCCGGAGCACCGCTTCGTTCTACGCCATGCACGGCCTTGCGCCCATCGCCGCCGCCATGGACATCAACCGCGGCGACCGCATGACGACGCTGAAGGCGACCGCGACCGCGCCGAAGGGCCTCGCCGACTACCGGGAGCGTTTCGTACCCAGATCGCACCCCTCGTGGCGGGAGACGTACATCAACGGCGACCTGGTCAGCTGCGCGATCGAGACGGCCAAGGGCAGGACCATCAGGGCCGACCACGAGGTGAGTTCGCCCCGCCCGTACAGCCGCATCAACACGCTCGCCGGCAGTCGAGGCATCTTCGAGGACTACGCGGGAACATCGTCGACCGGCGGACGGATCTACATCGAACCGGACCACAGCGGCCACTCCTGGCGGGACTTCGACGCCTACCGCAAGGAGTTCGACCACTGGCTGTGGAAGAAGATCGGCGACGACGCGGAGAACAACGGCGGTCACGGCGGCATGGACTACGTCCTCCAGTGGCGCACGGTGCAGCTGATGCGTGCGGGGCTGGTGCCGGACATCGATGTGTACGACGCGGCCTCCTGGTGCGCCCCTGTCCCTCTGAGTGTCATGTCCCTGGAGAACAAGGGGCGTCCGGTCGCCGTCCCGGACTTCACCCGGGGCGGCTGGGTCAATGTCCGCTCCGGCCTCGACTCGCGCAGCACGGAGATGCCACCGGTCTCCTGA
- a CDS encoding ATP-binding protein has translation MTLTTPSPSRAPAVATVDRLSLPLPSGPEAPSLARRATAGFLHRFWPSLAQSRCDDFLLIVSELVTNAVRHAPGRSTLTLTIASSVLDIAVTDCSCVLPASRPPDLRDGTGGMGLHIAEDLGARLFTEALPDGKRVHAAFAAA, from the coding sequence ATGACCCTCACGACCCCGTCACCGTCGCGTGCTCCGGCAGTTGCCACGGTAGACCGGCTCTCACTCCCTCTACCCTCCGGACCGGAAGCACCCTCGCTCGCGCGCCGTGCGACCGCCGGTTTCCTGCACCGGTTCTGGCCGTCGCTCGCACAGAGCCGCTGCGACGACTTCCTCCTGATCGTCTCCGAGCTCGTCACGAACGCGGTCCGTCACGCACCCGGGCGCAGCACCCTGACCCTGACCATCGCCTCGAGTGTTCTGGACATCGCGGTGACGGACTGCTCGTGCGTCCTGCCGGCTTCCAGGCCTCCGGACCTGAGGGACGGAACCGGCGGCATGGGCCTGCACATCGCCGAGGATCTCGGGGCCCGGCTCTTCACCGAAGCCCTGCCCGACGGCAAGCGCGTACACGCGGCGTTCGCCGCGGCCTGA
- a CDS encoding lactonase family protein, protein MGADHAKWAFIGSFTSAGGRGISVASVDRDTGALSVLESTDAVADPSFLAVGRAPGAGGTVLYTVSETSDGAAAAFGIDDDGTPRLIGEVQPVGGSSPTHLALSAGHLLTANYGSGSVTALPVRDDGSPGPATGVLRHEGRGPDDGRQSGPHAHQVLADPSGKWVLSVDLGTDSVRVCALDPATGSLRLHAETALRPGVGPRHLAFHPSGGHVYVLNELEPTVTTCRWDAAGGLLEPLGETQVLPQDHDEDGAVRTYPSEVVVSHDGRFLWIANRGHDSISVLTLDETAEKPVLAAAVGCGGRWPRDLTLDPTGQWLYVANEHSGNVSWFAVDAETGIPAHAGSTEVPAASCVVFG, encoded by the coding sequence ATGGGCGCCGACCACGCAAAGTGGGCATTCATAGGGTCCTTCACCTCGGCGGGCGGGCGTGGCATCAGCGTCGCCTCCGTCGACCGGGACACCGGGGCCCTGTCCGTGCTCGAGTCCACGGACGCCGTGGCCGACCCGTCCTTCCTCGCGGTCGGCCGCGCTCCCGGAGCTGGCGGGACCGTGCTGTACACGGTCAGTGAGACCTCGGACGGCGCCGCGGCGGCATTCGGCATCGACGACGACGGCACGCCGCGGCTGATCGGCGAGGTGCAGCCGGTCGGTGGGAGCAGCCCCACGCATCTGGCGCTCTCGGCCGGCCATCTGCTCACGGCCAACTACGGCTCCGGCAGTGTCACCGCGCTGCCCGTACGGGACGACGGCTCGCCCGGCCCGGCGACAGGCGTACTGCGGCATGAGGGCCGTGGTCCCGACGACGGCCGTCAGTCGGGCCCGCACGCGCATCAGGTGCTGGCCGATCCGTCGGGGAAATGGGTGCTGAGCGTCGACCTCGGCACGGACTCCGTGCGTGTCTGCGCGCTCGATCCCGCTACCGGTTCCCTGCGCTTGCACGCCGAGACGGCGCTGCGACCGGGAGTCGGACCGCGCCACCTCGCCTTTCACCCGTCCGGGGGACACGTCTACGTCCTGAACGAGCTGGAGCCGACGGTCACCACGTGCCGGTGGGACGCGGCCGGAGGTCTGCTCGAACCGCTGGGTGAGACACAGGTGCTGCCACAGGACCACGACGAGGACGGCGCCGTACGCACGTACCCGTCGGAGGTGGTGGTCTCGCACGACGGCCGGTTCCTCTGGATCGCCAATCGCGGCCACGACAGCATCTCCGTCCTCACCCTCGACGAGACGGCGGAGAAGCCCGTTCTGGCCGCGGCCGTGGGATGCGGAGGACGCTGGCCGCGCGATCTCACCCTCGACCCCACCGGGCAGTGGCTGTACGTCGCCAACGAGCACTCGGGGAACGTCAGCTGGTTCGCCGTGGACGCGGAGACCGGAATCCCGGCGCACGCGGGCTCGACCGAGGTTCCGGCCGCCTCCTGCGTGGTCTTCGGCTGA
- a CDS encoding sirohydrochlorin chelatase — MSTPTGPASGLPVRMPRPRQSGRHRRPEPVVAPEGAAALVLAVPGTPSPASRSLAEEVISIARSELPGLNAQIGYLDGDDAEYPTLASVLTHAAAERTARYEQAVAAGREVAEPSGTSAVVVPLLAGPDSALIRRIRQAVMDSGTQAELTDVLGPHPLLAEALHVRLSEAGLARADRARLFTVATAADGIVLATVGGEEAVQAAGITGMLLAARLAVPVMAAALDVEGSVASIAAQLQNSGSAQLALAPYLVGPEIDAGLLDAAAKEAGCATAEPLGAYPAIGKLVLSLYATTLGITPATPQGAQAH, encoded by the coding sequence ATGAGCACCCCCACTGGGCCCGCTTCCGGCCTGCCTGTACGAATGCCGCGACCTCGCCAGTCCGGACGGCACCGCCGCCCGGAGCCCGTGGTCGCACCTGAGGGCGCTGCCGCGCTCGTTCTTGCCGTTCCCGGTACCCCTTCCCCGGCCTCGCGCAGCCTGGCCGAGGAAGTGATCAGCATCGCCCGTTCCGAGCTGCCCGGTCTCAATGCGCAGATCGGTTACCTCGACGGCGATGACGCCGAATATCCCACGCTCGCCTCCGTACTCACCCACGCCGCCGCCGAGCGCACCGCGCGCTACGAGCAGGCCGTCGCCGCGGGCCGCGAGGTCGCCGAGCCCTCGGGCACGTCCGCCGTCGTGGTTCCGCTGCTGGCGGGGCCGGACAGCGCCCTGATCCGGCGCATACGGCAGGCCGTCATGGACAGCGGCACACAGGCCGAGCTGACAGACGTGCTGGGTCCGCACCCTCTGCTCGCCGAAGCGCTGCACGTACGTCTCTCGGAGGCGGGTCTGGCGCGGGCAGACCGCGCGCGGCTGTTCACCGTGGCGACCGCGGCCGACGGCATCGTGCTCGCCACGGTCGGCGGCGAGGAGGCCGTACAGGCAGCCGGGATCACCGGCATGCTGCTGGCCGCCCGTCTCGCCGTGCCGGTGATGGCCGCGGCCCTGGACGTGGAGGGTTCGGTCGCCTCGATCGCCGCGCAGCTGCAGAACTCCGGCTCCGCGCAGCTCGCGCTGGCGCCGTACCTGGTCGGCCCGGAGATCGACGCCGGGCTGCTGGACGCCGCCGCGAAGGAGGCCGGCTGCGCGACCGCCGAGCCGCTCGGGGCGTACCCGGCCATCGGCAAGCTCGTCCTCTCGCTGTACGCGACGACGCTGGGCATCACCCCTGCGACGCCCCAGGGAGCCCAGGCGCACTGA
- a CDS encoding DUF4397 domain-containing protein, producing MTSRTTLALAATVSSCALAIGIGAPAMAAPAEDGEDQAMVSVFHGVPGMTVDVYANGDRLLGDFKPGTVTDPQALEAGTYDIQVFEAGQGPDGKPAVEKQVKVPEGANATIAAHLSADGKPQLTAFVNDVSATDSGKARLTVRHVAAAPAVDVRAEGQTVFKGLENPKQDTTTVDAGTISTDVVLAGTDTVAIGPADLNLKEGTSNIVYAWGSAADKNLKLATQTLSDTGSTPGAADTNGSGAAVTTNSSDRWLTGH from the coding sequence ATGACCTCCAGGACCACCCTCGCCCTCGCCGCTACCGTCAGCTCCTGCGCTCTGGCCATCGGCATCGGCGCGCCCGCCATGGCAGCTCCTGCCGAGGACGGCGAAGACCAGGCCATGGTGTCCGTCTTCCATGGCGTGCCAGGGATGACGGTCGACGTCTACGCGAACGGCGACCGACTGCTCGGCGACTTCAAGCCCGGCACGGTGACCGACCCGCAGGCGCTCGAGGCAGGCACGTACGACATCCAGGTGTTCGAAGCCGGCCAGGGCCCCGATGGCAAACCGGCCGTCGAGAAGCAGGTCAAGGTACCTGAGGGAGCCAATGCCACGATCGCCGCCCACCTCTCCGCCGACGGCAAGCCGCAGCTGACGGCCTTCGTCAACGATGTCTCCGCAACCGATTCCGGCAAAGCACGGCTGACCGTGCGTCATGTGGCCGCCGCTCCCGCTGTCGACGTCCGGGCGGAGGGCCAGACCGTATTCAAGGGGCTGGAGAATCCGAAGCAGGACACCACCACTGTTGACGCCGGCACCATCTCGACCGACGTCGTGCTCGCCGGCACGGACACCGTCGCCATCGGCCCCGCCGATCTGAACCTCAAGGAGGGAACGAGCAACATCGTCTACGCCTGGGGCAGCGCCGCGGACAAGAACCTGAAGCTGGCGACCCAGACACTCAGTGACACCGGGTCCACACCGGGTGCCGCCGACACCAATGGCAGTGGCGCCGCTGTCACCACGAACTCGAGCGACCGGTGGCTGACCGGGCACTGA